ACCAGCATGGCACCGATGACCACGGCACCGGAGTCCTGCAAAAGGCCCAGAGCGGCGATGGCGGTGGCCATGGCCATCATGATCAGAAAATCGGGATTGAAGCGGGCCCCGGCCAGCAGTTGATCGAACACCCGGACGCGTTCGGTGGAATTGAGTTTCGGCAGGTATCTGGCCAGCCACTCCATCAGGGCGGTAACCCGCTCTTTCCGGGCGGGGCTGTATACCACGATGGTGCCCCTGGCCTCGGTCACTGTTTCGCTTTCCTGGCGGATGTGGTGAAACCGGTGCAGCACCTGGGCGCTGGACGCTGTAATCAGCATGGTATCGTCAGGGTGCAATGCCCGCACCAGCCCCTGCATGGTATCGGACGCCACGACAACGTCCGGCACGAATTTCTCGGACATGCCCATTCCGATTTCGCGCAGCTTCAGTTCCAGTTCCTTCCTGGCGGTTGCCCGGGCATCGGCGCCGAACGCCGGCCCTACCAGCAAGGGAACCACCGTACCGCCCTGCTGCGCCAGATCCAGTGCGAACGACAGAGAGGACTTGCTCATCGAAGACCCCATGGGAACCAATATGCGGCGCTTCTCTACAGAGCCCGAAGGAGCGGGGTCGACCAAAAGCGTTTCACACGGGGCGAAGCGAAACAGCCTTTCCGAAAAAGAGGCGCCCCCATTGCCGTCTTCCAGGCGGCCCTCGGTTCCGATGATTAGAAAATCAAAAGCATGGGCATCGAGGGTTTCGAGCACCGCCGTAACCGGGTCGGGGTGCCGCAGATATGCAATGCCGCCATGCTGCGGATCGTCCTCGGATGGTTTCAACGCCTGGTGGACCGCACGCAGAAGACCCTCCCCGCTGATCAATCGCTCCGGCGTCAAAGGCGTCATGGGCTGGATCGGGTATCCCTTGAAACAGCACAAAATCGTCAATTGACCGAAACGGGAGTTTGGCAGCAGATCGCCCCATTCGATCATCGCCCCGGCGTTTTCCGCATCCGTTATTACCATCAGGCTTTTCATGGGTTTGCTTATCCTTGAAGGGGACCGGAGATTTCCCTGGGGTTGTATATCTCGATATCGCCCGTGCCGTAATACGGAATCGTTGCGTCTTCGTCGTCGACCACGGTGATATTGTAAAACGCACCCGGCAAGCCCGCTTCAGCCTCTTTGCGGGTGGCCTGCCAGAGCTTCCAGGCATATCGCCAGGCCGTAACATCCGAAGTCAGCATCGCATCCGTCATCGGAGGGGAGTACACCTGTTCGAATCCCGTTTCGTTCTGCCTGTGGAAGCGGACCCGATAGCCTTTGGGTTTACGAATCCACCCATTTTCGATAACTTTCAGTCCTTCTGTGATTTTCATCGGCCCTCCTTATCTCACGCAATCGTTTCGTCTGGTTCCGCTTGGGGGCCGGCCTCCTGGTCCGACACCGCAGCGCTGCAAATGCCCTGCTCTTCCATCGCTTCGCGAGGATTGAGGTGCAAGTCCAATTGCGGGAATGCGAAACGAATTCCTTCCTGGTCGAACCGCAATTTGGTCTTCTCCAATAACTCGCAGCGCGCCACCCAGTAGTCCTTGTTGTCAACCCAGCAGCGGCCGCCCAACTCCACCGCACTTGCAGCCAGGTTGAGGACATAGACCATGGGCCCGGGTTTCGTCTTCACCCGGGCATCTTCGGTCATCACCGCTTCTAAAACCCGTTTGGCTTTGAGCAGATCCTGGTCGTAACAAATACTCACGTCAACCTTCACCCGGCGCGTCTGGGTGAAGTGATAGTTAATCACGACATCGTTGAGGATCTGGCTGTTGGGAACGAAAAACGTTTTTCCGTCGAAAGTTCTCAGGCGGGTGTTGATAAACGTGATGGCCTCCACCTTGCCCAACAGGGTGCCGGCTTTGACGGTATTGCCGACCTTGAATGGCATGGAGGGAAGAAGAGGACGCAGGAAAAGAATCAGACCGACAGCAATCAGGGCGATAATCGTTAGCAATCTGAATATGTTGGTCGGCTTGGCCCCAAATTCCACCGCCGCAAGGGCAACGACGCTGGTAACCAGCAAAATATATACGACATTGCAGGCCACGGTGGCATATACTGTTTTCGGCATGATCCGTTGCAATAAGTTGCGCAGCCCCTTGTCGATCCAGCGGGCCACCAGCAGGCCCAGGATCAGGACGGCCAGGGCAATGACCATCTCCCTGCCGTGCTGAGCAAGCGTATCGCCAAACTGCTGCATCCGGGACAGCTCAGGGTTCATCTGCTTTTACCTCCTTGACAGCGGGCTTTTTAGCCAAGCTTTTTCAATATGTTACAATAGGTTATTATGGGCGATGCATTTCTTTTATTTTTTACTTCATCTGCGAAAAACAATCAATGACCGATATTTTTGCGGGGCTTGCCGGCTTAGCGATGGGAACCACCCGTAAATACAGGCCTGCAGCACACGGGTGTCCGGGATGACGAAGCTTGTTTTTTCGATTCCGATCTCGTCCAGGAAGAACACAAGGGTTGTCGCTCAAACCATTAAAACCAGGCCCGGGGGGTGTCAATGCGGACAGTCTCTTATGCCTGTATCGCATTGTTTATGAAGTTCGGGATAGGGTTTGGGGGTTGACACATCATCGATAAGATTTTATTCAACTTCCAACTCCTGTCCGAAGATAGGAAATGAAACCGTAACATACAATCCATTCGAAAACCTATAGCCACGAAGGCCGACACGAAAATGTGTGCAGTCTTGGTGGCTTTTTTATTTGAGGGGAGCGTTTTATGAAAAGATGTCTGGTTTCGTTGATCGGAGGGATTCTTTTACTAACTATATTTTCAACTGGTTGCATCGCTGAACAAAACATCGTAGACGCCATGGGGCGGACAGTTGCCATCCCCGACAAGGTGGAAAAAGTCATCTGTTCCGGACCGGGTTGCCTGAGACTGCTCACCTATCTTCAGGCCCAGGATCGCATTGTCGGCGTGGATGACATGGAAACCCGGCGCTCCCGTTTCGATGCCCGCCCCTATGCCCTGGCGCATCCTGAATTCAAGCAATACCCCGAATTCGGCAGTTTTCGCGGCCACGACAACCCCGAGCAGATCCTGGTTCTCGATCCTCAACCCCAGGTTATCTTTAAAACATACGCCACCATGGGCCATGATCCCATCGAGCTTTTCCAAAAAACCGGGATCCCCGTTATTGTGCTCAATTATGGGGATCTGGGTGCGAACAGGGATCAGTTGTTCCAGGCCGTTCGCATCATGGGGCAGGCTTTGGGAGAGGAGAAGAGAGCACAGGCGGTTGTCTCCTTTTTTGAGTCGACGATTTCGGATCTGCACAGCAGAACCAGGGACATCCCTGAAAAAGACAGGCCCTCGTGCTATGTGGGCGGCATCGCTTCCAAGGGTCCCCACGGGTACCAGTCCACGGAACCCGGATACCCCCCCCTGGCTTTCATTCATGCCAAAAACATGGCCTACGATACGGGCCTGAAAGGCAAAGCGCTGCTGCACAGCAATGTGTCCAAGGAGAAAATCGTGGAATGGGACCCGGAATTTCTGTTTCTGGACCTGTCCACCTTGCAAATGGGCGATAAGGCCGGCGGCCTATACGAGTTGAAAACCGACCCTGCATATGCATCCCTGACAGCCGTGAAGCAGGGCAAGGTGTATGGCGTGCTGCCTTATAACTGGTACACCCGGAACTTCGGCTCCATTCTGGCCAATGCCTATTATTTGGGCAAACTGCTGTATCCCGAGCATTTTAAGGACATTGATCCCAAAGCCAAAGCGGACGAAATTTATACTTTCCTGATCGGAAAAGGCGTCTTTGAAATCATGAATCAAAGTTTCGGCGGGCTGGTCTTCCAGCCGGTGCCTGTACAATAAGGGGGAGATATTCATGCACCTGATGCACGGCACCCGGCATGAGGCGTATTCCCGCTACGTGGGCCGCAAGGCCGCAATGCTCATGCTGGCCGGGGTCCTGCTTGCCCTGGTTTCTCTTGTCAGCATTTCCAAAGGCGCGGCCAACCTGCCCATTCAGGAGGTGGCCAAGGTCCTGCTGGGCTATGATGTGGCCAAACGATACGAACTCATTGTCTGGAATATTCGCCTGCCCCAGGTGCTGGCCGCCATTGTCGCCGGCGCGGGATTGTCCCTTTCCGGAGCGGTCATGCAGTCGGTCCTGCGGAATCCCTTGGGATCTCCCTTTACCCTGGGCATTTCCCACGCAGCCGCCTTTGGCGCCGCCTTTGCGGTAATGATCCTTGGATCGGGAACCATGGCCAGTTCCCAGGTCGGTGCGATAACCATATCCAATCCATATGTAACAACGGGAATGGCGTTCATTTTTTCCATGGCCGCTTCGGGATTGATTGTGGGGATATCGCGCATGCGAGGGGCCACTCCGGAAATCATGGTGCTCTGTGGGGTGGCATTGGGGGCCCTGTTCACCGCGGGGACCATGTTCCTGCAGTTCTTTGCCGACGATGTCCAGCTTGCGGCCATGGTTTTCTGGACGTTTGGAGACGTCGGACGGGCCTCGTGGTCGGAGTTGGGGGTGCTGTCGGTCATCACGCTCACCGCCTCGGCCTACTTTCTGATCAATTCCTGGAATTACAACGCCGTGGATGCCGGAGACGAAACTGCTCAGGGGTTGGGCGTCCGGGTGCAGCGTGTGCGCATCTGGGGCATGCTGGTATCCTCTCTGGTCACTGCCGTGGCCGTTTCCTTTTTAGGCATCATCGGCTTCGTGGGCCTGGTCTGCCCCCATATGGTCAGGCGGATGATCGGTGGCGATAACCGTTTTCTGCTGCCGGCTTCCATGCTCCTCGGAGCCATCCTGCTGCTTGCCTCCGATACCGTGGCCCGGCTTATCCTGGCCCCGCATCTGCTGCCCGTTTCCATCCTTACGGCCTTTATGGGAGCGCCGGTTTTCCTGGTTTTGATCATCAGAGGATATGCAAAATGATTCTGGAAGTGAACGGCGTAAAATTCGGGTATAACGGAAAGGCTATTCTGAAAGATGTGCAGTTAGGCGTCAAAAAGGGCGAAATGCTCGTGATCCTGGGGCCCAATGGCGTGGGCAAAACCACCCTGTTGAGATGTATCAACGCGATTCTCAAACCCAAAACCGGAACCATTATGGTGGATGGCAGGGACGTGTTGAAAATGGAGCCCAGGGCCATCGCCCGCCGGGTGGGCTATGTGGCCCAGTACCAGGCCAGAACCCGTATGACCGCTTTTGATGCCATACTCATGGGAAGAAAACCCCATCTGCGTTTTCGTACGTCGGAAAAGGATCTTCACATGGTGGACGGGGCCATTAAAATGCTGGGTCTGGAGGAACTGGCCATGCGGCATATCGATGAAATGAGCGGTGGCGAACTGCAAAAAGTTGCCGTTGGCAGGGCATTGGTCCAGGAGCCGCGTCTGCTTCTACTGGATGAGCCGACCAGCAGCCTGGATCTCAAAAACAGTATGAACATCCTTTCGCTTATCAAACGCGTCGTACGGGAGCATCGTGTCAGCGCAGTCATGACCATGCATAATCTCAATTCGGCCCTTCGGTTCGCAGATAAGTTTGTCTTCCTCAAAGGAGGGAAAATTCATTCGGCTGGCAAAATCGGGGAAGTTACTGAAGAAATGATAGAAGAAGTATACGACATCCCCGTGGAAATTCTCCACCACAAAGGCCGTCCGTTGGTGGTGCCGCTGAACTGAAGCGCAACCCTATCCGGTCAACGGACGGGCCGCACCGCTTCGAGTCGCTCTGAAATGGCAAAGGCTTGATCACCCGATATCACATGGGGGCGCTTGATTTCGCACATGCGCGGGGATGAGATCGTCAACGGGTTTACCCAAACTGCGAATGGCAACCCGGCAGGCCTTGACCCCGTGTTCGGCCTGGGATTCGAGAACGACAAACTGCCCGCCGATCTTCTCCAACAGGCACCGGTCAAATTCCATCACCTTGTAGCAGGCCTGCACATCACCACTGTCCCGCAGGGGGCACCAGACATGGGTCTCCGCAAATACCGTATCAACATCGGACGAGACGATTTTCTGCATGCCTGAAGTGGGAAACATCCGTTTCCACTCTCGACCGGCGTCTGTTATATCCTGTTTGGTTTCGGCATTCCTGATAAAAAGCGCCAGCTTGGCATTCAATCGCATAAAATGCCTGGTAAAGCTATCCCATCCCATTCGGGCCGAGAAGGCTCCGATGGCCAAACCGGTTTTGAAAGCCGGAAAATAGATCAACGCATCAAAAAGATTTTTGGCATTTGCCTTCAATACGAACCCTCTTAGAGGAATTATACCTCGGTCTTGCTTGTAGCGTGCGTGAGAATATCGGCAATGGTTTCTCCCCACGAGTAGCTTCCTTCCAGAAGCGCCTTTTTCAAACCCGATACAGCGGCATCATGGTAATTTTTACCCGTTGGAGAAGATGCGAATTCGATGTATTGGTCAAGCTCCGTCTCTGTAACGTTTCTATACGTATAAAGCAAAGAAACGATTGTCTGGGCGCGCATCGCACCTTCTATCTGAGGACGGGTTTGTTCGACAACCGCAGCCAGATTGTCATATGCTGGCTGTTGCTCCTTCGGCAGCGAGGCAACAATGGCTATGGTGATGGCAAGCTGGGTGTTCATCGCCACTTCCACGCTGGTCTCCGTAGCTTTTACGGCATCATCCAATCGCCCTATGATTTCCAATCGTTCCGGCAACGGCGGCGATTTTTGAAGTGTCTGCGCGAATTGCTGCATCTCGGTATATTTTTCGGGTGTCGAAGCGGCCTCCTCCAGTTGGGTAAATTTACGACCTAAAGGCGAGTCAAGCCATGCCAGTACCTTTTTCAGGTCATCAATACTCAGTTTTTCTCTGCATTCACCCAATATGGCTCTTTTGATATTTTCCGGTGCAAAGACCGTTTCTATGGACGCCCGGATTTCTCCGATGACAATTCGGGGAATTGCTTTCAAACGGTCGTCGGTTGCAGCGACTTGGTCAAAACCGACCTGAATGACCATCGGCAATTGCACGATCTGCTCCTCCAGGCCGGATTTGCCATACAGATCCTGCAAGAGCGCTTCCTTGCTGTCTTGTGCTGTTGTTGTAAGGGGTAGAACCAAAAAAACGATAGCCAGCTGCAAGATTTTCAAACGCATCGTATTCCTCCGATCCATTATTAAGCAAATTTCCATCGAGCGCATATTCCTTTGGATTTTACTGAAACGAAACACAACCGCGACTTTTTGCCATTGGCTGCAATTCGCCAATTATGAGCAATATGAAGTATCGCGTCAATTCTTATCTCTGAGAATCTGGCGGGCATCCAAGCGGGTTTCAGCGCTGTGGTCGCGGATTGGTTTACCGTGTTCTCATGCGTCGGTTGCCGGCAGATGCCCGTTTTCGCGCCACCCCCGAAGCCGGTAGTAGTCGTCGATCAACTGCCGCAAATCCGCTTCGGTGATGCGCCTTCCATCGGGCAGGGCCTCGTTTAGCAGGCGTTTGGGCAGCCAGTCGTCCGTAATGCGAAGGCCCTCTTGCAGATTAAAGCGTCTTGCGCTGTCGGTGACCCGCGCCGCCAAAGCCTGCAGGTCCGGTTTCTCCAACTGCTCGCCGGTAGTCAGCGCCAACATTTTACCGAGTTCTTCCCAGGGATACAGATCCCGATAGAAACGACACAGTATCAAGGTGTCAAAAAGTGTGCAGCGGTCTTCGAAGTCAATGAACAAAGCGGCCTTGTCCTCGATCTGGTCAGGAGCGATCATACCAGCCAATTCCGGTTTGTAAAAGGTCGTCCGCAGATGACAGGCGCCCCGGTCGGCAACGGCGTAGGCCAGTCCCATGCCTTTGAGAGCCCTCGGGTCGTATCCGGAAGGCTCCAGCCCTTTGACGTGCACCGCCAAATCTTCGAGACCGAGTTCTTCGCTGGCCGGCCGGATCCCTTCTGCCAGAAGGCCGCCTACATCCTGGCGTATGACAATTTTTTTCAACAGGGCCGCAATCTGGTCGGGCTGGTTGTAGTCGATCTCCAGATCGATTTTCCCGCGCCGTCGGGCTTCAATGGCTAAGGCTGCCAGATTGCCGGCAGTCATGGTGTCCAGTCCCATTCGATCGCACAAATCGTTGAGAAAAACGATTTCCTCGATCTCTTCGATCATACACAATCCGCCGAAGGCATAAATGGTCTCGTATTCCGGCCCTTCCAGTTTCAGCCCCTGATGGCGGCCCTGCTGAACCTCGATCGATTTGCCGCAGGCCAGGAAACAGGTCCGGCAGGCCGTCGGCCTTGGCCTGCAGCGGTCTTTGATGCTCTGGGCGTTGATATTCTCCCGTTGCTGCACCGAACCCTGGGACCAGTACCGACTGGGAAACCCCCCGGCATTGTTGAGGACATCCACCATCATGGGGGTTCCGTGGTTGCGGTAGGCTTCCGCCGCGGGATGATTTTTAAGATCCTTTAGCATCTGTCGGGCGTAGGCCTTGATTCTTTGAGGGTCGGCAAACGGTCTGCTCGCGGAGCCGTGGAAGACGACGGCTTTGATTTTTTTGGAACCCAGGACCGCTCCCATACCCGTGCGGCCGGCAACCCGCCAACCATCGTTTTTAATCACTGCAAAACGAACGCAATTTTCTCCTGCCGGTCCGATCACCAAAATACCGGGTGATTTGGCCGCCACTTTCTTGCGGAGGACGGCTTCGGTTTCGAAGGTATCGAGCCCCCAAAGATCGTTGGCTGGATGGAAAAAAACCCCTTGGTCGGAGATCTCCAGCCAGATCGGGCTTTCAGCCATACCACTGATGAGAAAAGCGTCGAAGCCGGCCCGGCTCATGGCGATCGCCGCACTCCCGCCGGAATAGGATTCGGCGTACAGTCCGGTCAGTGGCGATTTGGAATAGATGCCGTGCCGGCAGGAGCCGTGCAGGGGGCTGTCCGTGGCCGGTCCTAAGGCCAGTATGAGATGGTTGGCCGGCGACAACGGATCCACGCCAACAGGGTTGTGGTCCAGCAGCAGTCGGGTGCCCAGTCCCTTGCCCCCCATACATGTGCGAAGCAACGTCTCGTCCAAGGATTCCACCCGATGGGTCCGGTTGCTTACATCGACACTTAGGGCCTTTTTAAAAAAACCATACATGGCGGGGTCCTTTTCTCATTTGAACGATGCCATCGGTTTGTATCGCTGCATCCGGAATCAGGAGCCGGAAATTTCAGCAAGGCTTTCTTCCAGTATGCCCAGTCCCTTTTCCAACTGTTCGTCAGTGATAACCAGGGGCATGAGCGTGCGGATGACGTTGCCGAAATTTCCGCAGGAAAGCAGAACCAGTCCCTTTTCGAAGCAGCGGCTGACGACTGCCTTGGCCTTGTCAGCAGCCGGTGTTTTGGTTTCGCGGTCTTCGACCAGTTCCATGGCCAGCATGGGGCCTTTGCCGCGCACGTCACCGACGATCTCATAGCGTCGGGCGATCTCGTCGAAGCGTGCCTTCAGCGTCTCGCCCAGGGCCACCGCCCGGTCCATCAAGCCGTCCTCGATCAGGATTTCAGCCACGGCCAGCGCGGCCCGGCAGGCGATGGGATTGCCGCCATACGTGCCCCCCAGACCGCCCGCGTGGGACGCGTTCATCAGCTCGGCCCGCCCGATTACCGCCGACAGGGGCATTCCTCCGGCGAAGCTCTTGGCCATGGTCACGATGTCAGGCACCACGCCCCAATGGTCAATGGCGAAAAACGTGCCGGTCCGCCCGGCGCCGGTCTGCACTTCGTCAACGATCAGAAGAATTCCGTGCTTTTCGCAGATGGTTTTGAGCGTGGAAAAATATTCGGGTGGCGGGGTGATGAACCCGCCCTCCCCCTGGATGGGTTCGGCGATCACCGCGGCCGTCTGCTCGGCGGCCACATGGCTGATGAAAAACTCCTCTAAATAGTTGGCGCAGGCCGTGCCGCACGATGGATGGGTGAGGCCGAAAGGACAGCGGTAGCAGTAGGCGTAAGGCATCCGATAGACTTCCGGTGCATAGGGTCCGTATCCGAACTTGTAGGGTTTGACCTTGCTGGTCAGGGTCATGGTCAGCAGCGTACGCCCGTGGAACGCGTTGTCGAAGCAGATAACGGCGGGACGCTTGGTGGCGTAGCGGGCGACCTTGACGGCGTTTTCCACCGCCTCGGCGCCGCTGTTGGCAAACAGGGTCATCTTGGGGTCATCCCCGGGTGCCAGGGCGTTCAGACGTTCGGCCAGATCCACGTACGGTTCGTACATGGCCACGTGAAAGCAGGTGTGGATGAACTTGGCGGCCTGGTCCTGGATGGCGGCGACCACCTTGGGGTGGCAGTGCCCCACATTGTTCACGCCGATTCCACCTGCAAAATCGATCAGTTCTCGGCCGTCCACGTCCACCATGATCGCACCGCGGGCTTCCTTGATAAAGGCGGTGGTGATGTTGAACGGCCCCTGGGGAACATGTTGGTTGCGTTTTTCGAGCAATTCCTGGTTTCGGCCTGACATGGTTAAAGCTCCTTTGTATTGTGGTGTTCGGACGGCGGGCAAATCGCCTGCGCGACCTGCCCTGCAGACGGGTCGCATGATGCAAGAATGACAGCAAAACCCATACCACTATTCTTGGGCAATGGAGAGAGGAGAGATATGCCAGTCGGTGCTTTAGAATACGGCTGACGCGGCTCCGATCGAACCGGTGGTGACAGGGCACGGCGAACCAAATATGCAATATTGCATAAATGGGGCTTTTATGATTAATCAGGCCCATGAAGCCTGCCGATAAGAAATGCACCCCACAAGCAGCGGCCAACATCGACGCGCTCCTGTTGTCGAAACGGATCGACGAGCAAGTGGTCCGCAGCTGGCGCCTGTTCGCCAAGGCGCTGCTAAACGCAACCGGCAACGCCATTTTCGTTGTCAATCCATCGGGAACCGTGGTCATTTCCAACCGCCGGGTGCAAAAATCACTTGGACTGTTCCCGGGCAGCCTGTTGGCCACGACCTGGCCCGATTTCTGGCCTTACGCCCGCAAGGCGCTGGAAAAGCGTGAAAACTTTAAGCGGCTGCCGGTTCAGGCCGGCGATGCCTCCTACCTTGGCCGCCTGGCACCCATTGTCCACCAGGGTGCTCTGATTGGCTTGTTGTGCGTGCTGGAAGACCGCACCGAACTGGAGAAGACCACCCGCAAGATGCTTTCTTTCCAGGAACTGAGCCGGGAGCTGGATGCCATCATCGCCTCCAGCGATGACGGGCTGTGGAGCAGCGACGGAAACGGCACCATCCTGCGCATCAACGCTGCTTCCGAACGGCTCAATCGCATCAAGGCCGCAGACGTGGTGGGGCGCAATGTGGACGACCTCGTGGACGAAGGCCTCATCGACACTTCGGTCACCCGCAAGGTGCTGCAAACCCGCCGGCGCGAGAACATCCTGCAACAAACCCGCTCCGGCCGGCGGTTGATGCTGACCGGCAATCCGGTCTTCAATTCGAAAGGGGAACTGATCCGGGTGGTGGTCAACGAACGGGACATCACCGAAATCAATGCGTTGCGGGAAGAGCTGGAACTCCAGGTAGCCAAGAACGACCAAATCCAGCGGCACATGCAGGAGATGCAGGTCGTCGATCCGGACTCGGGGAAGATGATTGCCCGCAGTGCCAACATCGTGCGCGCCTTTGGCCAGGCCCGCAAGGTCAGCCAGGTGGATTCGACGGTCCTGGTTACCGGTGAAACCGGCACCGGCAAAGGCGTCATCGCCAATCTGATCCATCGCTTTTCCGCCCGGGCCGACCGCCCCCTGATCCACGTCAACTGCGGCGCGATTCCCGAAACCCTGGTGGAAAGCGAACTGTTCGGCTATGAAAAAGGCGCTTTCACCGGAGCTGCCAGCCGCGGCAAGCCCGGCTATTTCGAGCTGGCCGATACCGGCATTCTCTTTCTTGACGAGGTGGCCGAACTGCCCATCGCCTCCCAGGTCAAGCTGCTGCGCTTTCTGGAAGACGGAAAGGTGACGCGGGTGGGCGGCACCGTTGCCAAAACGCTGGATGTGCGGGTCATCTGCGCGACTCACCGCGACCTGGAAAGCATGACCGCCCAAGGGGAATTCCGGCTGGACTTATATTATCGCCTGAACGTCGTCCCTATCGCCGTGCCGCCGCTCCGCGAGCGCGAGTCATGCAAGCTGCCTCTGGTAAGGCACTTCATCTCCTATTTCAGTACCAAGTTCAAGGACGCCATTCCCCTCCGGATCAGCCGCCGGGCCATGGACGCCCTGCTGGCCTACCACTACCCGGGCAACGTCCGCGAACTGATGAATATCTGCGAACGGCTGGTGGTCATGGCCGAGGCCCATCGCATCGGTGTCGACGACCTGCCCGCCGCCATCACTGGCCCCCTGTCGCCTCAAAATGGTTGCCGTACGGAGATGCTGGAAGCGGGCGAGACCCTGCCCAGGACCATGGCCGCCATCGAACGGCAGCTCATCCTCCAGGCCCTGGAAAAATACGGCACCCAGGCCAAAGCCGCCCAAGCCCTGGGCATCAATCAGTCAACCATCGCCCGCAAACTCAAACGGAGCATCCAGGCCGGAACAGGGGCTATCGATATGCACCGCTGCATTTTTTAATGCATTTCTGCATTTATCTGCACGCTATCCCTACCATGAGACCTGCCAACCGGTCGCTATAGCAGAGAGCTGAGGCGATCCCTTCGCTTCTTCAGGCTGGCAGGCAAAT
This window of the uncultured Desulfosarcina sp. genome carries:
- a CDS encoding sigma 54-interacting transcriptional regulator, which translates into the protein MKPADKKCTPQAAANIDALLLSKRIDEQVVRSWRLFAKALLNATGNAIFVVNPSGTVVISNRRVQKSLGLFPGSLLATTWPDFWPYARKALEKRENFKRLPVQAGDASYLGRLAPIVHQGALIGLLCVLEDRTELEKTTRKMLSFQELSRELDAIIASSDDGLWSSDGNGTILRINAASERLNRIKAADVVGRNVDDLVDEGLIDTSVTRKVLQTRRRENILQQTRSGRRLMLTGNPVFNSKGELIRVVVNERDITEINALREELELQVAKNDQIQRHMQEMQVVDPDSGKMIARSANIVRAFGQARKVSQVDSTVLVTGETGTGKGVIANLIHRFSARADRPLIHVNCGAIPETLVESELFGYEKGAFTGAASRGKPGYFELADTGILFLDEVAELPIASQVKLLRFLEDGKVTRVGGTVAKTLDVRVICATHRDLESMTAQGEFRLDLYYRLNVVPIAVPPLRERESCKLPLVRHFISYFSTKFKDAIPLRISRRAMDALLAYHYPGNVRELMNICERLVVMAEAHRIGVDDLPAAITGPLSPQNGCRTEMLEAGETLPRTMAAIERQLILQALEKYGTQAKAAQALGINQSTIARKLKRSIQAGTGAIDMHRCIF
- the gabT gene encoding 4-aminobutyrate--2-oxoglutarate transaminase produces the protein MSGRNQELLEKRNQHVPQGPFNITTAFIKEARGAIMVDVDGRELIDFAGGIGVNNVGHCHPKVVAAIQDQAAKFIHTCFHVAMYEPYVDLAERLNALAPGDDPKMTLFANSGAEAVENAVKVARYATKRPAVICFDNAFHGRTLLTMTLTSKVKPYKFGYGPYAPEVYRMPYAYCYRCPFGLTHPSCGTACANYLEEFFISHVAAEQTAAVIAEPIQGEGGFITPPPEYFSTLKTICEKHGILLIVDEVQTGAGRTGTFFAIDHWGVVPDIVTMAKSFAGGMPLSAVIGRAELMNASHAGGLGGTYGGNPIACRAALAVAEILIEDGLMDRAVALGETLKARFDEIARRYEIVGDVRGKGPMLAMELVEDRETKTPAADKAKAVVSRCFEKGLVLLSCGNFGNVIRTLMPLVITDEQLEKGLGILEESLAEISGS